From Pogoniulus pusillus isolate bPogPus1 chromosome 5, bPogPus1.pri, whole genome shotgun sequence, the proteins below share one genomic window:
- the ARGLU1 gene encoding arginine and glutamate-rich protein 1 isoform X2, with protein MGRSRSRSSSRSKHTKSSKHNKKNRSRSRSRSREKERARKRSKSRESKRNRRRESRSRSRSNTAPSSRRDRDRERDRASSPPDRIDIFGRTVSKRSSLDEKQKREEEEKKAEFERQRKIRQQEIEEKLIEEETARRVEELVAKRVEEELEKRKDEIEREVLRRVEEAKRIMEKQLLEELERQRQAELAAQKARERKLARMAAEEHTLQDTGQDSKYSTFNAD; from the exons ATGGGTCGGTCCCGGAGCCGGAGCTCGTCCCGCTCCAAGCACACCAAGAGCTCTAAGCACAACAAGAAGAACCGGAGCCGATCGCGGTCCCGCTCCCGGGAGAAGGAGCGGGCGCGAAAACGCTCCAAGTCCCGGGAGAGCAAGCGGAACCGGCGGCGAGAGTCCCGCTCCCGCTCTCGCTCCAACACGGCCCCCTCCTCCCGCCGCGACCGGGACCGGGAGCGCGATCGCGCTTCCTCCCCGCCCGACCGCATCGACATCTTCGGGCGAACGGTGAGCAAGCGCAGCAGCCTGGACGAGAAACAGaagcgggaggaggaggagaaaaaagcgGAGTTCGAGCGGCAGCGGAAAAT TCGTCAACAAGAAATTGAAGAGAAACTCATAGAGGAAGAAACAGCTCGAAGAGTGGAAGAGCTTGTGGCTAAACGTGTAGAGGAAGagttggagaaaaggaaggatgAGATTGAGCGAGAGGTTCTCCGCAGGGTGGAGGAGGCTAAGCGCATCATGGAAAAACAGTTGCTCGAAGAACTCGAGCGACAGAGACAAGCTGAACTTGCAGCACAAAAAGCCAGAGAG AGGAAGCTGGCGCGTATGGCAGCCGAGGAGCACACTCTGCAGGACACTGGACAAGACAGTAAATATTCAACTTTTAATGCTGATTAA
- the ARGLU1 gene encoding arginine and glutamate-rich protein 1 isoform X1, translating into MGRSRSRSSSRSKHTKSSKHNKKNRSRSRSRSREKERARKRSKSRESKRNRRRESRSRSRSNTAPSSRRDRDRERDRASSPPDRIDIFGRTVSKRSSLDEKQKREEEEKKAEFERQRKIRQQEIEEKLIEEETARRVEELVAKRVEEELEKRKDEIEREVLRRVEEAKRIMEKQLLEELERQRQAELAAQKAREEEERAKREELERILEENNRKIAEAQAKLAEEQLKIVEEQRKIHEERMKLEQERQRQQKEEQKIILGKGKSRPKLSFSLKSQD; encoded by the exons ATGGGTCGGTCCCGGAGCCGGAGCTCGTCCCGCTCCAAGCACACCAAGAGCTCTAAGCACAACAAGAAGAACCGGAGCCGATCGCGGTCCCGCTCCCGGGAGAAGGAGCGGGCGCGAAAACGCTCCAAGTCCCGGGAGAGCAAGCGGAACCGGCGGCGAGAGTCCCGCTCCCGCTCTCGCTCCAACACGGCCCCCTCCTCCCGCCGCGACCGGGACCGGGAGCGCGATCGCGCTTCCTCCCCGCCCGACCGCATCGACATCTTCGGGCGAACGGTGAGCAAGCGCAGCAGCCTGGACGAGAAACAGaagcgggaggaggaggagaaaaaagcgGAGTTCGAGCGGCAGCGGAAAAT TCGTCAACAAGAAATTGAAGAGAAACTCATAGAGGAAGAAACAGCTCGAAGAGTGGAAGAGCTTGTGGCTAAACGTGTAGAGGAAGagttggagaaaaggaaggatgAGATTGAGCGAGAGGTTCTCCGCAGGGTGGAGGAGGCTAAGCGCATCATGGAAAAACAGTTGCTCGAAGAACTCGAGCGACAGAGACAAGCTGAACTTGCAGCACAAAAAGCCAGAGAG GAAGAAGAGCGTGCAAAGCGTGAGGAACTAGAGCGAATACTAGAAGAGAATAATCGAAAAATTGCAGAAGCACAAGCTAAACTG GCTGAAGAACAATTGAAAATTGTTGAAGAACAAAGAAAGATtcatgaggagaggatgaaacTAGAGCAAGAGAGACAACGTCAGCAAAAGGAAGAGCAAAAAATTATCCTGGGCAAAGGAAAGTCCAGGCCAAAACTGTCCTTCTCACTAAAAAGCCAGGATTAA